The following coding sequences are from one Psychrobacter sp. AH5 window:
- a CDS encoding DUF962 domain-containing protein: protein MVKTDKGAEQKFYDFYLQEHQNMACRRLHFAGSSFGLLGLAKSIKTRSPKPLLKGIAAGYGCAWVGHFFFEKNKPATFKYPLQSFVGDLRMYTDVLRGNLSLRDAKFDKRAK, encoded by the coding sequence ATGGTAAAAACCGATAAAGGGGCGGAGCAAAAGTTTTATGACTTTTATCTACAAGAGCACCAAAATATGGCTTGTCGTCGCTTGCACTTTGCCGGTAGCAGCTTTGGCTTATTGGGTTTAGCAAAATCTATCAAGACGCGCTCGCCTAAACCACTACTTAAAGGTATCGCGGCAGGTTATGGCTGCGCTTGGGTGGGACATTTTTTCTTTGAAAAAAATAAACCGGCAACTTTTAAATATCCGCTACAAAGCTTCGTTGGCGATTTACGTATGTATACCGATGTACTACGCGGTAATTTAAGTTTAAGAGATGCTAAGTTTGATAAGCGCGCAAAATGA
- a CDS encoding folate-binding Fe/S cluster repair protein — MSNSANLSDHNQLPQFIQLTIAGEDAEKFLQGQITVDVTKLGLSFQATALSNLKGRIEFGIWIKKQAEKHYDVVISSDCAAAFKAHLNKFGAFSKFETSEPTPIYPCVLANEPTFSHKQEHNSAEDTKAWMQRSIASGNYWIVAATQGEFQPQELRLHQRGGMDYDKGCYLGQEVIARIYFKAAPKAFLHYVKGSGDTPAAGEKLGKIQIVNAIANEDGFEALVVARPEQLAESDLTILDLPKALQADVARPH, encoded by the coding sequence ATGAGTAATTCTGCTAATTTATCCGATCACAATCAGCTTCCTCAATTTATACAGTTAACTATTGCAGGTGAAGATGCTGAAAAATTCTTGCAAGGTCAGATCACCGTTGATGTCACTAAGCTAGGCCTTAGCTTTCAGGCGACTGCCCTAAGCAACCTAAAAGGCCGTATTGAATTTGGCATTTGGATAAAAAAACAAGCCGAAAAGCACTATGATGTGGTGATCAGTAGCGATTGCGCAGCAGCCTTTAAGGCTCATCTAAATAAATTTGGCGCTTTTTCAAAGTTTGAAACCAGCGAGCCTACGCCTATCTATCCTTGCGTCTTAGCGAATGAGCCGACTTTTAGTCATAAGCAAGAGCATAATAGTGCTGAGGATACAAAAGCTTGGATGCAGCGCAGTATCGCAAGTGGTAATTATTGGATAGTAGCGGCGACCCAAGGTGAGTTTCAACCACAAGAGCTACGTCTGCATCAGCGCGGTGGTATGGACTATGATAAAGGCTGTTATTTGGGTCAAGAAGTCATCGCTCGTATTTATTTTAAAGCGGCACCAAAAGCCTTTTTGCACTATGTAAAAGGCTCTGGAGACACGCCAGCAGCTGGTGAAAAATTGGGCAAAATACAGATAGTCAATGCTATAGCCAACGAGGACGGCTTTGAGGCGCTAGTGGTTGCCCGTCCAGAACAGCTAGCAGAGAGTGATTTGACTATTTTGGATTTACCAAAAGCTTTGCAAGCAGACGTCGCACGCCCGCACTAG
- a CDS encoding acetyl-CoA carboxylase carboxyltransferase subunit alpha has product MSTVWDSVQLARHPKRPLFMDYVNQMFTEFDELHGDRAFADDKAILGGLARFNGEPVMVVGQHRGRSTRERIAHNFGMANPEGYRKIIRLVKMAERFNIPVMTFVDTQGAYPGIGAEERGQAQAIAESIAVFSSLKVPVIVTIIGEGGSGGALAIGVGDKVNMLQNSIYSVISPEGCASILWKTAEKAQDASEALKLNALNLHQMGLIDAVIDEGEGAHLQPMPVMNALKELLTEQLAQIVDMDADQRCEQRYEKLKTFNSEVMLPC; this is encoded by the coding sequence ATGAGTACCGTTTGGGATAGCGTACAGCTGGCAAGACACCCAAAACGTCCATTATTTATGGATTATGTGAATCAGATGTTCACAGAGTTTGATGAGTTGCATGGCGATCGCGCTTTTGCCGATGATAAAGCCATTTTGGGCGGCTTAGCGCGCTTTAATGGCGAGCCTGTTATGGTCGTCGGTCAACACCGAGGTCGCAGCACCCGTGAACGCATCGCACACAATTTTGGTATGGCAAACCCTGAGGGCTACCGCAAAATTATTCGGTTAGTTAAGATGGCTGAGCGCTTCAATATTCCGGTGATGACTTTCGTCGATACTCAAGGTGCTTATCCAGGTATTGGTGCAGAAGAGCGTGGTCAAGCGCAAGCTATTGCTGAGAGTATTGCGGTATTCTCTAGCCTAAAAGTGCCTGTTATCGTCACTATCATCGGTGAAGGCGGTTCAGGTGGCGCTTTAGCTATCGGTGTTGGCGACAAGGTAAATATGCTACAAAATAGTATTTATTCGGTTATCTCTCCTGAAGGCTGTGCTTCTATCCTTTGGAAGACTGCGGAAAAAGCGCAAGATGCTAGTGAAGCGTTAAAATTAAATGCGCTTAATTTGCATCAAATGGGTTTGATTGATGCGGTGATTGATGAAGGTGAAGGCGCTCATTTGCAGCCAATGCCTGTGATGAATGCTTTAAAAGAGCTATTAACTGAGCAATTAGCCCAAATTGTCGATATGGATGCTGATCAGCGTTGTGAGCAGCGCTATGAGAAGCTAAAAACTTTTAACTCTGAGGTGATGTTGCCTTGCTAG
- the tilS gene encoding tRNA lysidine(34) synthetase TilS, with the protein MTRFYYQIQAFNKTMTLRTSSAIQPYPIQPIADLPVDKELAAALLTSLDDYHQQLRGRRIWLACSGGRDSLALAALCVQLYKQGQLPFLPQLLHVDHGLQANSSVWAKHVVEWAVAQQLSCTVLKAQVQGEDEQAARQARYQVMRAHINQGDVLLLAHHADDQAETVLMRLIQGAGVKGLAAMQPWREQTQQGQYQSHHYVLWRPWLTVTRAAISQYAQRLALPYIDDPTNDSGDNVRSGLRRDVLPILANYNPNVIENIARSAQLLSEAQAIVEAQAKQDLQVTTITALNFSTAQRVLDIDKLQSLSIARRKQLLHYWLTQHEPLPPSKQLIDDIYALTERRNNDHQTELNWFASYQHYSITRYRQQLYRLSHEFINWLTLPIIEQSYLLSKTRAITLRAITNKGYRWQLAIDFTNSDADKPLALSNKQPPIRLKITPLTRQQKIQTTTMGHPQVGKKLYQTLGIAVWLRDSLVVVSAIENDINDIKAETLQKDTPLLLLSPFECWTLTSSDTAVSMAQQALLQVMTNRLQLGDKTNISSKSNG; encoded by the coding sequence GTGACTAGATTTTATTATCAAATACAGGCTTTTAATAAGACCATGACCCTTAGGACTTCTAGCGCCATCCAGCCTTATCCTATTCAGCCTATAGCCGATCTGCCAGTGGATAAAGAGCTAGCGGCAGCGCTATTGACTAGTTTGGACGACTATCATCAGCAGCTGCGTGGGCGGCGGATTTGGCTGGCCTGTAGTGGGGGCCGTGACTCCTTGGCATTAGCAGCGCTTTGCGTGCAGCTCTATAAACAAGGTCAATTGCCGTTTTTACCGCAGCTACTGCATGTCGATCACGGCTTGCAGGCCAATAGCTCCGTTTGGGCCAAGCACGTGGTGGAGTGGGCAGTAGCTCAGCAGCTCTCTTGTACTGTCCTAAAGGCGCAAGTCCAAGGCGAGGATGAGCAAGCGGCAAGGCAGGCTCGCTATCAGGTGATGCGCGCACATATCAATCAAGGCGACGTGTTGCTACTGGCGCATCATGCCGATGATCAAGCGGAAACGGTGCTGATGCGCCTTATTCAAGGGGCAGGGGTAAAGGGGCTTGCTGCCATGCAGCCTTGGCGTGAGCAAACCCAGCAAGGCCAATATCAAAGTCATCATTATGTGTTATGGCGTCCTTGGCTGACGGTGACTCGCGCCGCCATCAGTCAGTATGCGCAGCGTTTAGCACTGCCGTATATCGATGATCCTACTAACGATAGTGGTGATAATGTGCGTAGCGGTTTGCGCCGTGACGTCCTGCCAATATTGGCAAACTATAATCCCAATGTCATCGAAAATATCGCTCGTAGCGCGCAGCTGCTTAGTGAGGCGCAAGCAATAGTAGAGGCGCAGGCCAAGCAAGATTTGCAAGTGACGACGATAACAGCGCTTAATTTTTCTACTGCTCAGCGGGTTTTAGACATCGATAAATTACAAAGCTTATCCATTGCTCGGCGTAAGCAATTACTGCATTATTGGCTCACGCAGCATGAACCGCTACCGCCCTCAAAGCAGCTCATAGATGATATATATGCGCTCACTGAGCGCCGAAATAATGACCATCAAACTGAGCTCAACTGGTTTGCAAGTTATCAGCACTATAGTATCACTCGCTACCGGCAGCAGCTGTATCGTCTTAGCCATGAGTTTATCAATTGGCTTACGTTACCTATTATTGAACAAAGCTATCTTTTATCAAAGACTCGCGCTATTACTCTTCGCGCTATTACTAATAAGGGCTATCGCTGGCAGTTAGCAATTGACTTTACGAACAGTGATGCGGATAAACCTCTAGCACTTAGCAACAAGCAGCCTCCGATCCGCCTAAAAATCACCCCGCTCACTCGGCAGCAGAAGATACAAACGACTACGATGGGTCATCCGCAAGTGGGAAAAAAGCTTTATCAAACTTTGGGCATAGCCGTTTGGTTACGAGACAGCTTAGTAGTCGTCAGCGCGATTGAGAATGATATAAATGATATAAAGGCTGAAACGCTACAAAAGGACACGCCGCTACTGCTGTTATCCCCGTTTGAGTGCTGGACCTTAACAAGCTCTGATACAGCTGTATCGATGGCGCAACAGGCTTTGCTGCAAGTGATGACTAACCGCTTACAATTAGGTGATAAGACTAACATTAGTTCTAAATCTAACGGATAA
- the proC gene encoding pyrroline-5-carboxylate reductase, producing the protein MSDKNHKSEKNDVLNNKKISFIGGGNMAQALISGLLGCGVKPESITVADPSEDIRQQLDAKGLNTVDPTADAKAAVKDADLVVLAVKPQVMKVVVSGFTDVLDKQLVMSVAAGLSTDILATMLGGYQNIVRAMPNTPAMIQMGATGLYATDSISEEQKQLATAAMEASGLVTWVENEEQMHAVTAVSGSAPAYVFYFLESMIDKAVAQGLDKQQASTLAMQTVMGAAKMAMDSEDAPSELRRKVTSPNGTTQAAVESLQANEVGHQIGEAMQACYERSQALSEEMK; encoded by the coding sequence ATGTCAGATAAGAACCATAAATCAGAAAAAAACGACGTCTTAAATAATAAAAAAATCAGCTTTATTGGCGGCGGTAATATGGCGCAAGCGTTAATCAGCGGATTGCTTGGCTGCGGCGTCAAGCCTGAAAGTATCACTGTGGCTGACCCAAGCGAGGATATTCGTCAGCAATTGGACGCGAAAGGATTGAATACTGTCGATCCAACCGCTGATGCCAAAGCTGCGGTAAAAGACGCTGATTTAGTAGTGCTAGCGGTCAAGCCGCAAGTGATGAAAGTCGTGGTTAGCGGCTTTACCGATGTATTGGACAAGCAGTTGGTTATGTCAGTAGCGGCAGGACTATCGACAGATATCTTAGCTACTATGCTTGGCGGCTACCAAAATATCGTTCGTGCTATGCCAAATACGCCTGCGATGATACAGATGGGCGCGACCGGTCTGTATGCTACAGACAGCATTAGTGAGGAGCAAAAACAGCTCGCTACAGCAGCAATGGAGGCCTCAGGACTAGTCACATGGGTAGAGAACGAAGAGCAGATGCATGCCGTCACTGCGGTCTCAGGCTCAGCGCCCGCTTATGTGTTTTATTTTCTAGAGTCGATGATTGACAAAGCGGTAGCTCAAGGCTTAGATAAACAGCAAGCCTCAACACTTGCTATGCAAACCGTGATGGGCGCGGCAAAAATGGCGATGGATAGTGAAGATGCACCAAGCGAATTACGCCGTAAAGTCACCTCGCCGAATGGCACCACGCAAGCGGCGGTAGAGTCTTTGCAAGCCAATGAAGTAGGGCATCAAATCGGCGAGGCGATGCAAGCTTGTTATGAGCGTAGTCAAGCACTTAGCGAAGAGATGAAATAA
- the hemL gene encoding glutamate-1-semialdehyde 2,1-aminomutase — MSTKNQQLFAQARKHIPGGVNSPVRAFAGVGGTPVFMHKASGSKIYDTEDNAYIDYIGSWGPMILGHAHPKVIDAVKKAAEDGLSFGTPTPFETTVADKICDIVPSVEMIRMTSSGTEATMSAIRLARGFTGRDNIVKFEGCYHGHSDSLLVKAGSGMLDIGEPTSKGVPADFAKHTITLPYNDPQAIKDCFEKWGETIACIIVEPIAGNMNMVIPDQAFHDTLREQCTAHGAVLIYDEVMTGFRVGLGGAQAHFGIEPDLTCFGKIIGAGLPVGAFGGKREIMECIAPMGGVYQAGTLSGNPLAMRAGIAMFEDLTVDGFYDDLAAKVDHLVDGIQAAADKYGIHLRTNKLGGMFGMFFVKDSDTATPKDFDEVTACDMDKFNTFFHGMLERGIYLAPSAYEAGFMSIKHSSDDLDKSVQAAEEIFAEMAKA, encoded by the coding sequence ATGAGTACTAAAAACCAACAACTCTTCGCTCAAGCCCGTAAACATATTCCCGGCGGCGTCAACTCGCCAGTCCGTGCTTTTGCTGGTGTGGGTGGTACGCCGGTGTTTATGCATAAAGCTTCTGGCAGCAAGATTTATGACACCGAAGACAATGCTTACATCGATTATATTGGCTCATGGGGGCCAATGATTTTGGGTCATGCCCATCCCAAGGTTATCGATGCGGTAAAAAAAGCGGCCGAAGATGGTTTGAGCTTTGGTACACCCACCCCGTTTGAGACCACGGTTGCTGATAAGATTTGCGACATCGTGCCAAGTGTAGAGATGATACGCATGACCAGCTCAGGCACTGAGGCGACGATGAGCGCCATCCGTTTGGCGCGCGGCTTTACGGGTCGTGACAATATTGTCAAATTCGAAGGCTGCTATCATGGGCACTCGGATAGCTTATTAGTCAAGGCGGGTTCTGGCATGCTTGATATCGGCGAGCCGACCTCAAAAGGCGTGCCAGCGGACTTTGCTAAGCACACCATTACTTTGCCTTATAATGACCCACAAGCAATTAAAGACTGTTTTGAAAAGTGGGGCGAGACTATTGCCTGTATTATCGTAGAACCCATCGCGGGTAATATGAATATGGTCATCCCTGATCAAGCTTTTCACGATACGCTGCGTGAACAGTGTACTGCACATGGCGCGGTACTGATCTATGATGAAGTGATGACTGGTTTTCGTGTTGGCCTCGGCGGCGCGCAAGCGCATTTCGGTATTGAGCCTGATCTAACTTGCTTTGGCAAAATCATTGGCGCAGGTTTACCCGTTGGTGCTTTTGGTGGCAAGCGTGAGATTATGGAGTGTATCGCACCGATGGGCGGCGTCTATCAAGCCGGTACGTTATCAGGCAATCCGCTAGCGATGCGCGCAGGTATCGCCATGTTTGAAGATTTAACCGTAGATGGCTTTTATGATGATTTAGCCGCTAAAGTCGATCATCTAGTCGACGGTATTCAAGCCGCCGCTGATAAATATGGTATCCACCTGCGTACCAATAAACTTGGCGGTATGTTTGGCATGTTCTTTGTCAAAGATAGCGATACTGCTACGCCAAAAGATTTTGATGAGGTCACCGCTTGTGATATGGATAAATTCAATACTTTCTTTCACGGTATGTTGGAGCGCGGTATTTATCTAGCTCCTTCTGCTTATGAGGCAGGCTTTATGTCGATTAAGCATAGCAGCGATGATTTGGATAAATCAGTGCAAGCGGCGGAAGAGATCTTTGCTGAGATGGCAAAGGCATAA
- a CDS encoding zinc ribbon domain-containing protein YjdM — protein sequence MSLPNCPKCDADYTYEDGALLVCPMCANEWTAAEADAAEAQAQEDNIVRDAVGNELQDGDAVTVIRDLKVKGSSTSIKVGTKVKSIRLLDDPVDGHDIDCKVDGFGQMKLKSSVVKKA from the coding sequence ATGAGCTTACCCAATTGCCCAAAATGTGATGCTGACTATACTTATGAAGATGGCGCGTTATTAGTATGTCCAATGTGCGCCAATGAATGGACGGCTGCAGAAGCGGACGCCGCCGAGGCTCAAGCGCAAGAGGATAATATCGTACGTGACGCCGTTGGCAATGAGCTACAAGATGGTGATGCGGTAACGGTTATCCGCGATTTGAAAGTTAAAGGCTCATCGACCTCTATCAAAGTTGGCACCAAAGTCAAAAGCATTCGCCTCCTTGATGATCCGGTCGATGGACACGATATCGATTGCAAGGTCGATGGTTTTGGACAAATGAAGCTCAAATCATCTGTGGTCAAAAAAGCTTAA
- a CDS encoding YggT family protein, with amino-acid sequence MNNVLLQIFDLVTTFAMLLIFIRFMLQFAGMDARNPMIAPAYRATHIVDVFGRIFPTLGAGRISIAAIVLMFLIRLIDISGKAALMQRGIAPIPLFFQGSLSLILDFLRLSRYLIIGSIIVSWIVVFTQSQHPIIGIIMQLAEPILAPFRRITPNMGMLDLSPIIAFFAIYLIEIMVNAVAASLMPMLG; translated from the coding sequence ATGAACAACGTACTATTACAGATTTTTGATTTAGTTACCACTTTTGCAATGTTGCTGATATTTATCCGCTTTATGCTGCAGTTTGCTGGGATGGATGCGCGCAATCCTATGATTGCTCCTGCCTATAGAGCGACTCATATTGTCGATGTATTTGGGCGTATTTTTCCGACTTTAGGCGCAGGGCGCATCAGTATTGCGGCGATAGTGCTGATGTTTTTGATTCGTCTGATAGATATCTCCGGTAAAGCGGCTCTGATGCAAAGAGGCATTGCACCGATACCGTTATTTTTTCAGGGTTCATTGAGTCTGATTTTAGACTTCTTACGATTGAGTCGTTACTTAATTATCGGCTCTATTATTGTTAGCTGGATAGTGGTCTTTACTCAGTCTCAGCATCCTATCATTGGTATCATTATGCAGCTTGCTGAGCCTATCCTAGCGCCGTTTCGCCGCATTACGCCCAATATGGGCATGCTTGATTTATCGCCAATTATCGCCTTCTTTGCTATCTATTTAATCGAGATAATGGTTAATGCGGTAGCAGCAAGCTTAATGCCAATGCTCGGTTAG
- the ppx gene encoding exopolyphosphatase, translating into MLTNYLENPPLAEDELIAAIDIGSNSFHLAIARLDHGEVRKVVSMSEKVQLAAGLDEHNILSAAAARRGLDCLSRFVARLDSVPPERVRVVATNALRQAKNADDFIARANEILPRPIEIIAGREEARLIHLGVSHTNASSDKRLVIDIGGGSTEFIIGEGFEPLLTESLQMGCVAFTKKFFADGQVTNEAFSSAIAAARKEVLAISGQYQKAGWTSVIGSSGTIKAVRNVLVSKGWADEQECITYKGVKKLEKLLISIGDVNDIELEGVKEHRKAVFPAGVAVLRASMKVLGIETLAYSDGALREGVMYDMLGRFASEDVRDRSVLALIKRYSVDKKQARQVVRTSRHLFRQVQDDLQLTNDDGDVLRRAAYLHEIGLAIAHSNYHRHSAYLLENSDIPGFSQVDQKRMAQLMLSHRRKLKSDVLEKVCLLGGDQLVYLCLLLRLAVSAHHSRSEYDLPLMKLDIIETNHWKITVSTDKKHYAFLYSDLYADIEQFAKWGIKLTVIEV; encoded by the coding sequence ATGCTCACTAACTATCTTGAAAATCCACCGCTTGCTGAAGATGAGCTGATAGCGGCGATTGATATTGGCTCTAATAGTTTTCATTTAGCGATTGCTCGCCTTGATCATGGTGAAGTGCGTAAAGTGGTCTCTATGTCCGAAAAGGTACAATTAGCGGCAGGTTTGGATGAGCATAATATCCTTAGTGCGGCAGCGGCGCGTCGAGGGCTTGATTGCCTAAGCCGTTTTGTCGCACGGCTTGATTCGGTGCCACCAGAACGCGTACGTGTGGTTGCTACTAACGCCTTACGCCAAGCCAAAAACGCCGATGATTTTATTGCTAGAGCCAATGAGATCTTGCCCAGACCGATTGAGATTATCGCTGGACGTGAAGAGGCGCGTTTGATTCATTTAGGTGTCTCACACACTAATGCCAGTAGCGATAAGCGCTTGGTGATAGATATCGGTGGCGGCTCAACGGAGTTTATTATCGGAGAAGGCTTTGAGCCGTTATTGACAGAAAGCTTACAGATGGGCTGTGTGGCTTTTACCAAAAAGTTCTTTGCTGACGGCCAAGTCACCAATGAAGCTTTTAGTAGCGCCATCGCTGCCGCTCGTAAAGAAGTACTAGCTATCAGCGGTCAGTACCAAAAAGCTGGCTGGACCAGTGTCATTGGCTCTAGCGGCACTATAAAAGCGGTGCGTAATGTTCTAGTGTCCAAAGGCTGGGCCGATGAGCAAGAGTGTATTACTTATAAAGGGGTAAAAAAGTTAGAAAAACTTTTAATCTCTATTGGGGATGTCAATGATATCGAGCTAGAAGGCGTCAAAGAGCACCGAAAGGCGGTATTTCCAGCAGGAGTCGCCGTACTACGCGCCTCAATGAAAGTATTAGGGATAGAGACGTTAGCGTATTCTGATGGCGCGCTACGTGAAGGCGTGATGTACGATATGCTTGGGCGTTTTGCTAGTGAAGATGTGCGTGATCGTAGCGTATTGGCACTTATCAAACGCTATTCGGTGGATAAAAAACAGGCCCGGCAAGTGGTCAGAACCAGCCGTCATTTATTTAGGCAAGTGCAAGACGACTTACAGCTCACTAATGATGATGGCGATGTCTTGAGACGAGCCGCTTATTTGCATGAGATTGGTCTGGCAATTGCGCATAGCAATTATCATCGCCATAGTGCTTATCTGCTAGAGAATTCAGATATTCCAGGGTTTTCGCAGGTCGATCAAAAACGTATGGCGCAATTGATGCTTAGCCATCGACGTAAGCTAAAAAGTGACGTACTCGAAAAAGTCTGTCTGCTTGGTGGCGATCAGCTGGTTTATTTGTGCTTGCTGCTAAGACTGGCCGTATCGGCGCATCATAGCCGTAGTGAGTACGATCTGCCGCTTATGAAGCTAGATATTATCGAGACTAACCACTGGAAAATTACCGTCAGTACCGATAAAAAACACTATGCTTTTTTATACTCAGATCTGTATGCCGATATCGAGCAATTTGCTAAATGGGGCATAAAGCTTACGGTGATTGAGGTATAA
- a CDS encoding D-amino acid dehydrogenase, protein MTHIAVLGAGVVGVTTAWYLRKAGYKVTVIEREAAAAMQTSFANGGQISVSHATPWANPKAPLKALKWLFREDAPLLYRLRADKAQLKWAMQFLKECRADRADDNLIQMVRLGLYSRATLQQLRRSTDIQYEQQTRGIMHFYTNQAEFDAAVAPTERMQELGCERHFIDIDTAASLEPALYPIAHKLKGATFTSRDESGNAHLFTQRLATLCQQAGVHFSYNTEILALNTDAHSNHPHVHSITIRPSGENAQTFSADSFVVALGCYSALLVKPLGIDLPIFPAKGYSATYRVNPRAPHLAPFISLIDDEYKLVMSRLGDKLRVAGTAEFNGYNMDLNLTRCKAITERVQQIFPKGIIANSAEYWTGLRPMTPSNVPLIGRAHLGQVRHGSHNTEVTFDNLWLNTGHGTLGWTHACGSAKAISLLMQNETPPVKFDFVGIN, encoded by the coding sequence ATGACTCATATTGCGGTACTCGGAGCAGGGGTAGTGGGCGTAACCACTGCTTGGTATTTGCGTAAAGCAGGCTACAAAGTCACTGTGATTGAACGTGAAGCTGCCGCCGCTATGCAAACCTCTTTTGCCAATGGCGGACAGATCTCAGTATCGCATGCTACCCCTTGGGCCAATCCTAAAGCGCCGCTCAAAGCCCTAAAGTGGCTGTTTCGTGAGGACGCGCCGCTCTTGTATCGCTTGCGCGCGGATAAGGCACAGCTTAAGTGGGCGATGCAGTTCTTAAAGGAATGCCGTGCCGATCGCGCGGATGATAATCTAATACAGATGGTGCGCTTAGGGCTTTATTCACGCGCCACTTTACAGCAGCTGCGACGAAGTACTGATATACAGTACGAGCAGCAAACTCGCGGTATCATGCACTTTTATACCAATCAAGCCGAGTTTGATGCCGCTGTTGCGCCGACTGAGCGTATGCAGGAGCTAGGCTGCGAGCGACATTTTATCGATATCGATACAGCGGCAAGCTTAGAGCCCGCTTTATATCCTATTGCTCATAAGCTTAAAGGCGCAACTTTTACTAGCCGTGATGAGTCCGGTAACGCTCATCTATTTACCCAGCGTCTAGCCACTCTTTGTCAGCAGGCAGGGGTGCATTTTAGCTACAATACTGAGATTTTGGCTTTGAACACTGACGCTCACTCCAACCATCCTCATGTCCATAGTATTACCATCCGTCCTAGCGGTGAAAACGCGCAGACCTTTAGTGCTGATAGCTTCGTTGTGGCTTTGGGCTGCTACAGTGCTTTGCTAGTTAAGCCGCTAGGTATTGATTTGCCTATCTTTCCAGCTAAGGGCTATTCGGCTACCTATCGCGTCAACCCTAGAGCGCCGCATTTAGCGCCTTTTATTAGCCTCATCGATGATGAATATAAGCTAGTGATGTCTCGTCTCGGTGATAAATTACGGGTTGCTGGGACCGCAGAATTTAACGGCTATAATATGGATCTTAATCTGACTCGCTGTAAAGCGATTACCGAGCGCGTACAGCAAATATTCCCAAAAGGTATCATTGCTAATTCAGCCGAATACTGGACAGGCTTGCGTCCTATGACGCCCTCCAATGTACCGCTCATTGGTCGCGCGCATTTGGGTCAAGTGCGCCATGGCAGTCACAATACTGAGGTAACTTTTGATAACTTATGGCTCAATACTGGTCATGGTACCCTTGGCTGGACTCACGCTTGTGGCTCAGCCAAAGCGATTAGCCTACTTATGCAAAACGAGACACCGCCGGTGAAGTTTGATTTTGTTGGTATTAATTAG